Within Streptomyces sp. SS1-1, the genomic segment CCGGTCGCCTGAGGCGCACGCTCGCAGGGAATCCCGGGTTGTGCACCTCCACGTGCAGTGACGACCCCTTCCGTAACCACTCGACCCGAACAACCCGCTCCTCGTCGGACCGTCCGTAGAGGATCGCGTTGGTCACCAGCTCCGAGATCAGCAGAACGCAGTCATCCACCGAACAGGCGGGCTCGTACGGGGCGATGAGCTTCCGGAACCAGCGTCGAGCCTGAGAGACGGACTCGGGCGCCGGGTCCAGGGCCATCGCCCCGAGTCTCGGCGATGCGCCACAGGGGTCACGGTCGATCACAAACGCCATCAGCGCTTTCTCCTCGCTACAGGCAGGGAGCCGCCGCAGACCGCATGAGGGCACCCCACGCCTCAGACAGAGGCCAGTCGGGTTGACCTCTCTAGACATCTGGACCATCCCGCCACCTCTCTAGAGATGTCAAGGAAAACGTCCAGGGGGTGCCGGAATGAGCGACGGGACGGCTACGCGCAGCAAGCCCGCACCTGACCTATGGCCTAAGGCGTCTAGAGAAGCGAGGAGGGTTCCGGGATGGCTGCTACCGACGACCGTCGGCCCAAGTACCAGCGGATCGCAGACACTTTGCGCGAGGCGATCCGGTCGGGCGAGTACGGTCCCGGTGATCGGCTCCCGGGAGAGAACGACCTCATGGCCACGCACGGCGTGGCCCGCATGACAGCCCGGCAGGCACTCGGCGTCCTACGGGACGAGGGCATCGCCGAGGCCCGGAAGGGAGCCGGCGTGTTCGTCCGGGCCTTCCGCCCGCTCCGCCGACGCGGCATCCAGCGACTGGCCCGTGACCAGTGGGGCAACGGCCGCTCGATCTGGTCAGTGGACGCCGAGTCCAGGGTGCTGGAAGTCGATCACATCTCCGTGTCCGAAGAGATGGCTCCCGCCCACATCAGTGCGGTGCTGGATCTGGCCGCCGAAGACGTCGTGTGCGTGAGGCGCCGGCGCTTCGTCGTGGACGACAAGCCGGTCCTGCTCGCAACGAGCTACCTCCCCCTGTCCCTGGTGGCCGGGTCCGCCATCACCGAGGAGGACACCGGGCCGGGCGGCACCTACGCCAGACTCGCCGAACTCGGCCAGGAGCCGGTGCACTTCCGCGAGGAGATCCGCTCACGCATGCCGTCGCCGGACGAACTGACTCAACTGGCCCTGACCCCGGGCACCCCGGTCATCCTCATCTGCCGCACCGC encodes:
- a CDS encoding ATP-binding protein, which translates into the protein MAFVIDRDPCGASPRLGAMALDPAPESVSQARRWFRKLIAPYEPACSVDDCVLLISELVTNAILYGRSDEERVVRVEWLRKGSSLHVEVHNPGFPASVRLRRPDADDAHGRGLLLVDSIAASWYSGPSRFGGTVVSFELADAWPSCRRAR
- a CDS encoding GntR family transcriptional regulator, producing MAATDDRRPKYQRIADTLREAIRSGEYGPGDRLPGENDLMATHGVARMTARQALGVLRDEGIAEARKGAGVFVRAFRPLRRRGIQRLARDQWGNGRSIWSVDAESRVLEVDHISVSEEMAPAHISAVLDLAAEDVVCVRRRRFVVDDKPVLLATSYLPLSLVAGSAITEEDTGPGGTYARLAELGQEPVHFREEIRSRMPSPDELTQLALTPGTPVILICRTAFTGEGRPVEVNEMTLDASSYVLEYDFAADADLTNTDTAPGDPA